The following proteins are co-located in the Marinomonas profundi genome:
- the bfr gene encoding bacterioferritin: protein MKGDRDVVASLNKVLANELVGINQYFLHARMFKDFGFSALDKADYKTSIQKMKNADRLIERVLFLEGLPNLQDLGRLRIGENSEEMISANLEFELDTLPALKAAIDLCEQKKDFMSRDTLEKILEEQEEQIDWLETQQHLIASSGVENYLQSQM, encoded by the coding sequence ATGAAAGGGGATCGTGATGTGGTTGCCAGTTTAAACAAGGTGCTGGCAAATGAACTGGTAGGGATTAACCAGTATTTTTTACATGCTCGCATGTTTAAAGACTTTGGTTTTAGTGCGTTAGATAAAGCAGACTATAAAACCTCTATTCAAAAAATGAAAAATGCCGATCGTTTGATTGAGCGCGTTTTATTTTTAGAAGGTCTGCCCAATCTGCAAGACCTTGGGCGCCTGCGCATCGGAGAAAACAGCGAAGAGATGATTTCGGCTAACTTAGAGTTTGAATTGGATACCTTGCCTGCACTAAAAGCGGCGATTGATTTGTGCGAGCAAAAGAAAGACTTTATGAGTCGTGATACGTTGGAAAAAATACTAGAAGAGCAAGAAGAGCAGATTGATTGGCTTGAAACTCAGCAACACTTGATTGCCAGTTCTGGTGTTGAAAACTACCTCCAGTCACAAATGTAA
- the aguB gene encoding N-carbamoylputrescine amidase, whose amino-acid sequence MSNVKVACVQMSVGTDFQANLENAVAQVRKAAAHQANIILLQELFMGPYFCIDQKPAYFDWAQPVDDCLAIQTMSQLAKELGVVLPISFFERDGNVFYNSLVMIDADGTVMDLYRKTHIPDGPGYQEKYYFTPGNTGLKVWDTAFGRIGCGICWDQWFPELARELALKGAELIFYPTAIGSEPPYPEWDSKDHWQRTMQGHAAANMVPVIAANRVGREEGENSFIQFYGSSFMTDEMGAMKCVADRDESTILYSEYDLDAIRKARRSFGLFRDRRPDQYQVITSGAGSSWESKR is encoded by the coding sequence ATGAGTAACGTAAAAGTGGCCTGCGTTCAAATGTCGGTCGGTACGGACTTTCAAGCGAATTTAGAGAACGCCGTCGCACAAGTAAGAAAGGCCGCGGCGCATCAGGCAAATATCATTCTGTTGCAAGAGTTGTTTATGGGGCCGTATTTTTGCATTGATCAAAAGCCTGCGTATTTTGATTGGGCTCAGCCTGTCGATGACTGTTTAGCGATTCAAACCATGAGCCAGCTTGCCAAAGAGTTAGGTGTGGTGTTGCCAATCAGTTTTTTCGAGCGTGATGGTAACGTTTTTTATAATTCTCTGGTGATGATTGATGCGGACGGTACGGTAATGGACCTGTACCGTAAAACGCATATTCCTGATGGGCCAGGTTATCAAGAAAAATACTATTTTACGCCGGGTAATACCGGGCTAAAAGTTTGGGATACGGCGTTTGGGCGCATTGGGTGTGGAATTTGTTGGGATCAGTGGTTCCCTGAATTGGCTCGTGAGCTTGCTTTAAAAGGCGCAGAATTGATTTTTTATCCGACCGCAATTGGGTCCGAGCCACCTTACCCAGAATGGGATTCAAAAGATCATTGGCAAAGAACCATGCAGGGACATGCCGCGGCGAACATGGTGCCTGTTATTGCGGCAAATCGAGTGGGCCGAGAAGAGGGTGAAAACAGTTTTATCCAGTTTTACGGTTCTTCATTTATGACGGATGAAATGGGCGCGATGAAATGCGTTGCCGATCGCGATGAGAGTACGATTTTGTATTCTGAGTATGATTTAGACGCGATTCGTAAGGCTCGTCGTTCATTTGGGTTGTTCCGTGACCGTCGTCCAGATCAGTATCAAGTCATTACTTCAGGAGCGGGTAGCTCTTGGGAAAGCAAACGTTAA
- a CDS encoding GNAT family N-acetyltransferase — protein MTVFSSPKKLPYFAIILSSKLRFNDLSYRIMVDKMLDLAKAQPGYLGAEYGSGEMDVLVSYWQDQETASAWLNHQVHRRVLSISEQCWYEEYSLKLLEVITDLSFKHANVELFASRFPRIVTKRGVLTVLDEAQAPLLFDYLNQEKAFLTPWEPQRSEGYYSLETCQLRIREIRRDFVEGKGVVLCFLSPNEDRMLAYSNYSNIIRGVFQACNLGYSLRESEQGKGMMHEALSAGVEYLHKEWQIDRIQATYMPRNIKSAAVLEKLGFDKEGLAKSYLKINGVWEDHILTALVLR, from the coding sequence ATGACTGTATTTAGTTCCCCTAAGAAATTGCCTTATTTCGCCATTATTTTGTCAAGCAAATTGCGCTTTAATGATTTGAGCTATCGTATTATGGTCGACAAAATGTTGGATTTAGCGAAGGCTCAACCAGGCTATCTTGGTGCGGAATATGGCTCTGGTGAAATGGACGTGTTAGTAAGTTACTGGCAAGACCAAGAGACGGCGAGCGCTTGGCTAAACCATCAAGTGCATCGTAGGGTGCTATCCATTAGTGAGCAGTGTTGGTATGAAGAGTATTCATTAAAGCTGCTTGAAGTCATAACGGATCTGTCGTTTAAACATGCCAATGTCGAGCTGTTTGCATCGCGTTTTCCCCGAATTGTCACCAAAAGAGGGGTGTTAACAGTACTGGATGAAGCTCAAGCGCCGCTCTTATTCGATTATCTTAATCAAGAAAAAGCCTTTCTTACCCCTTGGGAGCCACAGCGGAGTGAGGGTTATTATTCACTCGAAACCTGTCAATTGCGCATTCGAGAAATACGTCGAGACTTTGTCGAGGGCAAGGGGGTGGTGCTGTGTTTTTTGTCGCCGAATGAAGACAGAATGCTGGCGTACAGTAACTACTCAAATATTATTCGAGGTGTCTTCCAAGCGTGTAATCTCGGCTACAGTTTACGAGAGAGCGAGCAGGGCAAAGGCATGATGCACGAAGCACTGAGTGCTGGTGTCGAGTATCTTCATAAAGAGTGGCAGATTGATCGAATTCAGGCCACTTATATGCCAAGAAACATCAAAAGTGCGGCGGTACTAGAGAAACTGGGTTTTGATAAAGAAGGGTTAGCAAAAAGTTATTTAAAAATTAATGGCGTATGGGAAGACCATATATTAACGGCGTTGGTGCTCCGATAA
- a CDS encoding (2Fe-2S)-binding protein, producing the protein MYVCICNRVSDKDIKASIQEGMTTMRDLYKEHSIGSQCGKCCQCAKKLLNNELLKIAETQVQVA; encoded by the coding sequence ATGTACGTATGTATTTGTAACCGAGTATCAGACAAAGACATTAAAGCCTCTATCCAAGAAGGCATGACAACCATGCGTGATCTCTATAAAGAACACAGCATTGGCAGTCAATGTGGGAAGTGCTGTCAGTGCGCTAAAAAATTGCTGAACAATGAGCTTCTTAAAATAGCAGAAACTCAAGTTCAGGTGGCATAA
- the bfr gene encoding bacterioferritin, protein MKGSKKVIDSLNSLLANELAAIDQYFIHSRMYEDWGLNKLYERLNHEMEEETQHSDWLIKRILFLEGVPCMTKRRDLLIGSDVQSMMSNDLTLELEVVGCVREAIAVCEAEGDYQTRETLEKLLFDTEEDHVYWLEKQLGLMEKIGMQNYYQSQMGN, encoded by the coding sequence ATGAAAGGCAGCAAAAAGGTAATAGACAGCTTGAATTCGTTATTAGCGAATGAGTTGGCAGCAATTGATCAGTACTTTATTCATTCACGCATGTATGAAGACTGGGGGCTTAATAAGCTGTATGAACGTCTTAATCATGAAATGGAAGAGGAAACTCAGCATTCAGATTGGCTAATTAAGCGTATTTTGTTTTTAGAAGGCGTGCCATGTATGACGAAGCGCCGTGATTTGCTGATTGGCTCAGATGTGCAGTCAATGATGAGCAACGACTTAACACTTGAGCTAGAAGTGGTGGGTTGTGTGCGAGAGGCCATTGCCGTGTGTGAAGCGGAAGGTGATTATCAGACTCGTGAGACGCTTGAGAAGCTTTTGTTTGATACAGAAGAGGACCATGTTTATTGGCTAGAAAAACAACTTGGTCTAATGGAAAAAATTGGCATGCAAAACTACTATCAATCGCAAATGGGTAACTAA
- a CDS encoding DUF1244 domain-containing protein, translating to MDKQTEIEAAVLRRLLKHLDDNKSVQNIDLMNLAGFCRNCLSKWYMAEAEQQGVTVNYDEAREVVYGEPYDTWKAKYQPEATAEQLAAFNATSKSDT from the coding sequence ATGGATAAGCAAACCGAAATAGAAGCCGCTGTATTGCGTCGTCTTTTAAAGCATTTAGATGACAATAAGTCAGTGCAAAACATTGATCTTATGAATCTAGCGGGATTTTGTCGTAACTGTTTGAGTAAATGGTATATGGCCGAAGCGGAGCAGCAGGGTGTTACGGTCAATTACGATGAGGCGCGCGAGGTCGTTTATGGCGAACCTTATGACACTTGGAAAGCCAAGTACCAGCCTGAAGCGACAGCTGAACAGCTGGCTGCCTTTAATGCAACGTCTAAATCGGACACGTAA
- a CDS encoding tRNA-uridine aminocarboxypropyltransferase: MEIEKRTRCEQCHFLTAQCVCQWIPTLSTRLKVLILQDPKEAKHAKNTVTLLRLGLPSVDCISTADQAVLANVLMQKDPAKWCLVFPTDDAVRVESMAADCIAKIEGLILLDATWRKAKKLYFTEPLLQRFGAVCFSQPPIGQYQIRKSPSDLSLSTLEACAYAVERIAGDNMQPLRAFMSTAQAWQWRQQPLNHRHLDQ, from the coding sequence ATGGAAATCGAAAAAAGAACACGCTGTGAGCAGTGCCATTTTTTAACCGCGCAGTGTGTTTGTCAGTGGATACCGACCCTTTCAACGCGATTAAAGGTGTTGATTTTGCAAGACCCAAAAGAGGCGAAGCACGCTAAAAACACCGTCACTTTGTTGCGCTTGGGGTTGCCGTCAGTGGACTGTATTTCAACGGCAGATCAAGCCGTATTGGCAAATGTGTTGATGCAAAAAGATCCGGCAAAATGGTGTTTGGTTTTTCCGACGGACGACGCGGTGAGGGTTGAATCGATGGCAGCCGATTGTATTGCCAAGATCGAGGGTCTTATTTTGCTTGATGCAACATGGCGTAAGGCGAAGAAGTTGTACTTTACCGAGCCCTTGCTGCAGCGTTTTGGTGCTGTTTGTTTTTCACAGCCTCCCATAGGGCAATATCAAATCCGTAAATCACCCAGTGATTTGTCCCTATCGACCTTAGAGGCGTGCGCCTATGCGGTTGAGCGGATAGCGGGTGATAACATGCAACCGCTAAGAGCGTTTATGAGTACTGCGCAAGCGTGGCAGTGGCGCCAGCAGCCTTTGAATCACCGGCACCTTGATCAATAA
- the parC gene encoding DNA topoisomerase IV subunit A, translating to MSELSNFESNETLSLKDYTEKAYLNYSMYVILDRALPHIGDGLKPVQRRIIYAMSELGLKSTAKYKKSARTVGDVLGKFHPHGDSACYEAMVLMAQPFSYRYPLVDGQGNWGAPDDPKSFAAMRYTESRLSKYADVLLREVSQGTVDWTPNFDGTLEEPSVLPARLPNLLLNGTTGIAVGMATDIPPHNLREIGGACIHLLNNPNAELDDLLNFVQGPDFPTGGEIITPRSDIVKLYETGKGQIKARARFTLEEGEIVVNELPHQVSGSKILEQIAAQMQAKKLPMVVDLRDESDHENPTRLVIVPKSNRIDIDAVMTHLFATTDLEKSYRVNMNVIGLDGLPQVKPLKNFLSEWLRFRIDVVRRRLQFRLDKVMNRLHILEGLLIAYLNIDEVIDIIRTEEKPKVELMARFGLSDTQAESILELKLRHLAKLEEIRIKGEQDELEKERKQLEGLLSSDRKLKKLISDEIQEAVDAFGDDRRTPIVARKESQAFSEEDLLSNDPVTVVISKQGWIRSAKGHDIDVQGLSYKSGDEFLVSTKGRSNQTLVLLASNGRTYSIKAHTLPSARGQGEPITGRISLEKGVTIISAVLDDEEAHYLIASDAGYGFVAQLKELHAKNKAGKATLTLPKGAQVMAPVLVQNPAQGRVVAVSNEGRMLAFDVASLPQMAKGKGNKMISIPSARAADREELVVALACVQPNDLLTAHAGKRFISFTEKDLEEYLGERGRRGLKLPRGLQRIDSLDVIVGEGKLAKVGDTANPELFE from the coding sequence TTGAGTGAGTTATCAAATTTCGAGTCGAATGAAACCCTTTCATTAAAAGACTACACAGAAAAAGCGTACTTAAATTATTCCATGTACGTTATTTTAGACCGTGCATTGCCACACATTGGCGATGGCTTAAAACCGGTCCAACGGCGAATTATTTATGCCATGAGTGAGTTGGGGCTTAAGTCCACCGCCAAATATAAAAAGTCTGCTCGTACGGTGGGTGATGTGCTTGGTAAGTTTCATCCGCATGGTGACAGTGCTTGTTATGAAGCCATGGTGTTGATGGCTCAGCCTTTTTCATACCGTTATCCCTTGGTTGATGGTCAAGGCAACTGGGGGGCACCAGATGACCCTAAATCGTTCGCCGCAATGCGCTACACCGAATCCCGCCTGTCAAAATACGCAGATGTGTTGCTCAGAGAAGTTAGCCAAGGCACGGTGGATTGGACGCCTAACTTTGACGGTACACTGGAAGAGCCTTCTGTCTTGCCAGCGCGTTTGCCGAATTTATTGTTGAACGGTACCACAGGTATTGCGGTGGGGATGGCAACGGATATTCCCCCTCATAATTTACGTGAAATTGGTGGCGCTTGTATTCATCTGTTGAATAACCCAAACGCTGAATTAGACGATTTACTGAATTTTGTCCAAGGCCCCGACTTCCCAACCGGGGGCGAAATCATTACGCCACGAAGCGACATCGTTAAGCTTTATGAAACCGGTAAAGGGCAGATTAAAGCCAGAGCGCGTTTTACCCTTGAAGAGGGCGAAATTGTTGTTAACGAACTGCCTCACCAAGTCTCTGGTAGTAAAATTCTTGAGCAAATTGCCGCGCAAATGCAAGCTAAAAAGCTGCCAATGGTTGTCGACTTACGGGACGAATCGGATCATGAAAACCCGACTCGACTGGTGATTGTACCCAAGTCAAACCGAATCGATATTGACGCTGTGATGACGCATCTTTTTGCGACCACCGACTTAGAAAAATCCTATCGCGTGAATATGAATGTGATTGGTCTAGATGGTCTGCCCCAAGTTAAGCCGTTGAAGAATTTTTTATCTGAATGGTTGCGTTTCCGCATTGATGTGGTGCGTCGACGTTTGCAATTCCGTCTCGATAAAGTCATGAATCGTCTGCATATATTAGAAGGTTTGTTAATTGCTTACCTTAATATTGATGAAGTCATTGATATTATTCGCACGGAAGAAAAACCTAAAGTTGAATTAATGGCGCGTTTTGGGTTAAGCGATACGCAAGCAGAATCTATTCTAGAATTGAAATTGCGCCACCTTGCCAAGCTTGAAGAAATACGTATCAAGGGGGAGCAAGACGAGCTGGAAAAAGAACGTAAGCAATTAGAAGGCTTGTTGTCGTCTGATCGGAAATTAAAAAAATTGATTAGCGATGAGATTCAAGAAGCGGTTGATGCTTTTGGTGATGACCGCCGCACGCCGATTGTGGCGCGTAAAGAATCACAAGCGTTCAGTGAAGAAGACTTGTTATCGAATGACCCAGTGACGGTCGTCATTTCTAAGCAAGGCTGGATTCGCTCGGCGAAAGGTCATGATATTGACGTGCAAGGTTTAAGCTACAAATCGGGTGATGAGTTTTTAGTGAGCACCAAAGGGCGCTCTAATCAAACTTTGGTATTGCTGGCATCAAATGGTCGAACCTACTCCATTAAAGCACACACTTTGCCATCGGCTCGTGGTCAAGGTGAGCCTATCACTGGTCGTATCTCGCTTGAAAAAGGCGTGACCATTATATCCGCTGTGTTGGACGATGAAGAAGCGCATTACCTGATTGCCAGTGATGCAGGTTATGGCTTTGTGGCGCAGTTAAAAGAGCTACACGCGAAAAACAAAGCGGGCAAAGCCACACTGACTTTGCCCAAAGGTGCACAGGTTATGGCGCCAGTGCTCGTTCAAAACCCAGCACAAGGCCGTGTGGTGGCGGTGTCTAATGAAGGGCGCATGTTGGCATTTGATGTGGCCTCTTTGCCGCAAATGGCAAAAGGTAAAGGCAATAAAATGATTAGTATTCCAAGCGCTCGTGCCGCTGATAGAGAAGAATTGGTTGTCGCCTTGGCTTGTGTGCAGCCTAATGATTTGTTGACCGCTCATGCCGGAAAACGTTTCATATCCTTTACTGAAAAAGATCTTGAAGAATACCTTGGCGAACGAGGCCGTAGAGGCTTAAAACTGCCAAGAGGCTTGCAGCGAATTGACAGCCTGGATGTTATAGTGGGTGAGGGGAAATTGGCTAAAGTCGGCGACACCGCTAACCCAGAATTGTTTGAATAA
- a CDS encoding DsbA family oxidoreductase, giving the protein MLGEHMADLRIDIISDLVCPWCYLGYSRLKQAIEQLGDDYRIDIRWQPFELHPDMPLTGADRETYLGERFGSPEKLNEATHAIQQVGIEANIQFNFSEKDRIPNTKLAHQFVLAATQSGLATPFVLALFHAYFTDGKDIGLQATLEEVATSIGMQKVDIDYALSSKAKTLTEKKLEHLRGLNIQSVPTYVINDKYMIQGAHDPESFLKVLNDIAEKEL; this is encoded by the coding sequence ATTTTAGGAGAACACATGGCCGATCTGCGCATCGACATTATTTCAGACCTCGTTTGCCCTTGGTGCTATTTAGGCTACTCGCGCCTTAAACAAGCCATTGAACAACTGGGCGACGACTACCGAATCGACATTCGTTGGCAACCCTTCGAATTGCACCCTGATATGCCGCTAACAGGCGCAGACCGAGAAACCTACCTAGGCGAGCGATTCGGCAGTCCTGAAAAGCTTAACGAGGCCACTCACGCCATTCAACAGGTGGGCATTGAAGCCAATATTCAATTCAATTTTTCGGAAAAAGACCGAATCCCGAATACGAAACTTGCTCACCAGTTTGTACTCGCCGCCACCCAGTCAGGCCTAGCCACGCCTTTTGTTTTGGCCTTATTCCACGCCTATTTCACTGACGGAAAAGACATAGGATTACAGGCTACGCTAGAAGAAGTCGCGACGAGTATCGGCATGCAAAAAGTGGATATTGACTACGCACTTAGCTCAAAAGCCAAAACGCTTACTGAGAAAAAGCTAGAGCATTTACGGGGTTTAAACATTCAGTCTGTACCGACGTATGTCATTAATGACAAATATATGATTCAAGGCGCTCATGATCCAGAGTCCTTTCTAAAAGTGCTCAATGACATTGCTGAAAAGGAGCTATAA
- the speA gene encoding biosynthetic arginine decarboxylase, with protein MKPWSIKESMELYNVSHWSSGFFSINEKGRVVALPDRENTIDLTELSAALKAQGIPYPCLVRFPNILHSRIEKITHSFQQAIEHYEYQAKYSIVYPIKVNQQRRVVEEIAACQPDNASTVGLEAGSKPELMAVLAMHKNADGIIVCNGYKDREFIHLALMAEKMGHQVFIVVEKMHELDWILEEAGKIGVQPRIGIRIRLASTCTTHWGNSGGEKSKFGLTTSQLLRAIDRLRELDLLHCLELIHFHLGSQITRIRDIQNSLKECARYYAELHQMGVKVKWVDVGGGLGVDYEGTRCQNDFSANYSIGEYANNVVFAFHNVCEQYDLPHPNLISESGRAVTAHHAMMIADVFSHGAEHLPIEEPGENSELELQRLWASYQSLKQHNDDESRSLVEIYHDLLDDFNDSLTLYSHGQLNLSQRAQAENLFLSACRNLLPRLDNRNRGHRAVIDELNERLAEKLFVNLSVFQSMPDAWGINQLFPVLPLQGLDQAPSFRGKIQDVTCDSDGCLYSYVDGQGIESSLPLPPPPPKGEDYLMGFFLVGAYQETLGDLHNLFGDTCSVDVYLTEDGFRIDHVLKGDSVQDVLKYVSYNEHELMKRYQDKVAASPLSQDEQAALMLTYKKVLEGTTYLTQV; from the coding sequence ATGAAGCCTTGGTCTATCAAAGAGTCAATGGAACTTTACAATGTTAGTCATTGGAGCAGCGGTTTTTTTTCTATCAATGAGAAAGGGCGTGTTGTCGCCTTGCCGGATAGAGAAAATACGATAGATTTGACTGAATTGTCCGCCGCGTTGAAAGCACAAGGTATTCCTTACCCTTGTCTGGTCCGTTTTCCTAATATTCTTCATTCGCGTATCGAAAAGATTACGCATTCCTTTCAGCAGGCAATAGAGCACTATGAATACCAAGCAAAGTATTCGATTGTTTATCCTATTAAGGTGAATCAGCAGCGACGTGTGGTAGAAGAGATTGCTGCCTGTCAGCCTGATAATGCCTCGACTGTTGGCTTAGAGGCGGGCAGTAAACCTGAACTGATGGCGGTGCTGGCGATGCACAAAAATGCCGATGGCATTATTGTCTGCAATGGTTATAAAGACCGAGAGTTTATCCACCTTGCTTTGATGGCCGAAAAAATGGGCCATCAGGTTTTCATCGTGGTGGAAAAAATGCACGAGCTGGATTGGATTCTAGAAGAAGCCGGTAAAATTGGCGTCCAACCGCGTATTGGTATTCGTATTCGCCTCGCGTCCACCTGTACCACTCATTGGGGGAACAGTGGCGGTGAAAAATCGAAGTTTGGTTTGACCACATCGCAACTATTACGTGCTATTGATCGATTGCGTGAATTGGATTTGCTGCACTGCCTTGAGTTGATCCATTTTCATTTGGGTTCGCAAATTACTCGTATTCGAGACATTCAGAATAGTTTAAAGGAATGTGCTCGTTACTATGCTGAGCTGCACCAAATGGGCGTCAAAGTAAAATGGGTAGATGTGGGCGGTGGTCTGGGCGTCGATTACGAAGGCACACGTTGCCAAAATGATTTTTCGGCTAACTACAGTATTGGTGAATATGCCAATAACGTTGTATTTGCATTTCATAATGTGTGTGAGCAGTACGATTTGCCTCACCCTAATTTGATTTCTGAGTCTGGCCGTGCGGTGACCGCCCATCATGCGATGATGATCGCGGATGTATTTTCGCATGGTGCTGAGCATTTACCGATTGAAGAGCCTGGTGAAAACAGTGAGCTTGAGTTGCAACGTTTGTGGGCCTCCTACCAAAGTCTGAAGCAGCATAATGACGATGAAAGTCGTTCGCTGGTGGAAATTTATCATGACTTGTTGGATGACTTTAATGACAGTTTGACGCTGTATAGCCATGGTCAACTTAACTTGTCACAAAGGGCACAAGCGGAAAACTTATTTTTATCCGCCTGTCGTAACTTGTTGCCACGACTAGACAATCGCAATCGTGGTCACCGTGCGGTGATTGACGAGCTAAACGAAAGGTTAGCAGAGAAGTTGTTTGTGAACTTGTCGGTGTTTCAATCTATGCCGGATGCGTGGGGTATTAATCAACTTTTCCCAGTATTACCGTTACAGGGCTTGGATCAAGCGCCGTCTTTTCGTGGGAAAATCCAAGATGTGACGTGTGATTCAGACGGTTGTTTATACAGCTATGTTGATGGTCAAGGCATTGAGTCTTCTTTGCCGCTGCCGCCACCGCCACCAAAGGGTGAAGATTATTTGATGGGCTTCTTTTTAGTGGGGGCGTATCAAGAAACCTTAGGGGATTTGCATAATTTATTTGGTGATACGTGTTCAGTGGATGTCTATTTAACCGAAGATGGTTTTAGAATTGACCATGTTTTGAAAGGCGACAGTGTGCAAGATGTGCTGAAATACGTCAGTTATAATGAACATGAGTTAATGAAGCGTTATCAAGACAAAGTAGCCGCCAGCCCATTGAGTCAAGATGAGCAAGCCGCGCTTATGCTGACGTATAAAAAAGTACTGGAAGGTACGACTTATTTAACTCAGGTATAA
- a CDS encoding pyridoxine 5'-phosphate synthase produces MTHLSVNLNKIGLLRNSRGRDYPNLIDMAERTLELGAFGITIHPRPDQRHATYQDAYDLKALLKRFPGAELNIEGFPDAQFLAVVLEAEPDQCTLVPDDPNQLTSDHGWNIARDQDALRPVIAKLKEKGIRVVLFMDPEAENMALAKEVGADRVELYTEAYANAYGKEGFEAVLEAYQRAAQAALDVGLEVNAGHDLDLNNVQALCEQGRIMEVSIGHALTVEALDMGWNNVVKAYLAKLG; encoded by the coding sequence ATGACACACTTAAGCGTTAATCTGAACAAAATTGGCCTACTTCGAAATTCTCGTGGAAGAGATTACCCAAATTTGATTGATATGGCAGAGCGCACGCTCGAGCTTGGTGCGTTTGGTATTACCATTCACCCAAGACCCGATCAACGCCATGCGACCTATCAAGACGCCTACGATTTGAAGGCGCTTTTAAAACGTTTTCCCGGTGCTGAGTTGAATATTGAGGGCTTTCCTGATGCGCAGTTCTTGGCGGTTGTCTTGGAAGCAGAACCCGATCAATGTACCTTGGTGCCAGACGATCCAAATCAACTTACCTCTGACCACGGTTGGAATATTGCCCGGGATCAAGATGCGTTACGCCCAGTGATTGCTAAGCTGAAAGAAAAAGGCATTCGGGTGGTGTTGTTTATGGATCCAGAAGCCGAGAACATGGCCTTGGCCAAAGAAGTGGGCGCAGATCGTGTTGAACTTTATACTGAGGCGTATGCCAATGCTTATGGCAAAGAGGGCTTTGAAGCGGTTCTAGAAGCGTATCAGCGAGCGGCACAAGCGGCATTGGATGTGGGTTTAGAAGTGAATGCGGGCCATGATTTGGATTTAAACAATGTTCAGGCCTTGTGTGAACAAGGTCGGATCATGGAGGTATCGATTGGTCACGCCTTGACGGTTGAAGCTCTAGACATGGGTTGGAATAACGTGGTGAAAGCGTATCTTGCTAAATTGGGCTAA
- a CDS encoding DNA-3-methyladenine glycosylase I, whose protein sequence is MKYELFQSIYDRAALRHGGNQHLEAMLSQPLSQSQLSQHSDDRWLAAFSQKVFQSGINWQVVRNKWPGFESVFFGFDIEKMLLIHDEMWEEKAKDGRIIRHFGKVMTIRENALMISECQASHGSFSNFVAHWPTDDIIGLWAYLKKHGARLGGNTGPYTLRAMGKDTFMLTRDVEGYLRQHEIITTGRDTQSAWKAAQTAFNHWHQESGRSYTAISQCIALSVN, encoded by the coding sequence ATGAAATACGAACTCTTTCAATCCATTTACGATAGAGCCGCCCTTCGACACGGTGGCAACCAACACCTTGAGGCCATGCTTTCCCAGCCGTTAAGTCAATCGCAACTAAGTCAACACAGTGATGATAGATGGCTGGCGGCCTTTTCTCAGAAGGTTTTTCAATCTGGCATAAACTGGCAAGTGGTGCGTAATAAATGGCCCGGTTTTGAAAGCGTTTTCTTCGGTTTTGATATCGAAAAGATGTTACTGATCCACGATGAAATGTGGGAGGAAAAAGCCAAAGACGGGCGTATTATTCGCCACTTTGGCAAAGTGATGACGATTCGAGAAAACGCCTTAATGATTAGCGAATGTCAGGCCAGCCATGGCTCTTTTTCAAACTTTGTTGCCCACTGGCCAACTGACGACATTATTGGACTGTGGGCCTATTTAAAAAAACATGGCGCTCGTCTCGGCGGCAACACGGGGCCTTATACATTAAGAGCCATGGGCAAAGACACCTTTATGCTAACCCGAGATGTGGAAGGCTATTTGCGCCAACATGAGATCATTACCACGGGAAGAGACACCCAGTCTGCCTGGAAGGCGGCACAAACGGCGTTTAATCATTGGCACCAAGAGAGTGGTCGCTCTTATACCGCGATTAGCCAATGCATTGCGCTAAGCGTGAATTAA